A part of Rhodothermales bacterium genomic DNA contains:
- a CDS encoding alpha/beta hydrolase, with protein sequence MVPHTTKAIQFDTAISGRRVSAVAVIPSNPSAGYVFAHGAGAGMQHEFMSGVSLAFAREGIATLRFNFPYKEAGRRAPDRRPILVDTVRTAVAQARTLFGGIPFFAGGKSMGGRMTSLAQSESPMPGVRGLVFLGFPLHAAGRSGSDRAAHLLKVDVPLLFVQGTRDRLADIDLMRVLVDDTLRGDRTLVEIDSGDHSLRVPKRSGRSTDEVLADVAARAAGWMASRVETAQD encoded by the coding sequence ATGGTTCCGCACACGACGAAAGCGATTCAGTTCGATACGGCCATATCGGGTCGGCGTGTTTCGGCTGTGGCCGTGATACCTTCGAATCCGTCTGCTGGATACGTCTTTGCGCACGGTGCGGGAGCGGGCATGCAACATGAGTTCATGAGTGGCGTGTCGCTGGCGTTCGCCCGCGAAGGCATCGCTACCCTTCGTTTCAACTTCCCGTACAAGGAGGCGGGTCGTAGGGCACCGGATCGGCGACCGATCCTGGTCGACACTGTACGAACGGCAGTCGCACAGGCCCGGACTCTATTCGGAGGCATCCCCTTTTTCGCTGGAGGCAAATCCATGGGCGGTAGAATGACGTCCCTCGCTCAGTCGGAATCGCCGATGCCTGGAGTGCGAGGACTCGTATTTCTCGGTTTCCCGCTTCACGCTGCAGGCCGCTCCGGGTCCGACCGCGCCGCGCACCTTCTGAAAGTCGACGTACCCCTTCTGTTCGTTCAGGGAACGCGCGACAGGCTTGCCGACATCGATCTCATGAGAGTCCTTGTTGACGACACGCTCCGCGGCGATCGCACGCTAGTCGAAATTGATTCGGGAGATCATTCGCTCCGAGTGCCAAAGCGCTCGGGACGATCGACGGACGAAGTACTTGCTGACGTCGCTGCGCGAGCAGCCGGGTGGATGGCTTCACGAGTTGAAACAGCTCAGGATTGA